The Gimesia sp. genomic sequence GATCACATAAGTTCGACCTCGACACTCCTGTACTCTGCATCGACCTGGATATTATGGAATCAAATATTCAGAAGATGTCCGACTATATTCTCAGCCGCGGCAAGACCTGGCGGCCCCATGAAAAATGTCATAAAACCCCCGCCATTGCCCTCGCCCAGATGGAAGCCGGTGCCATCGGCGTGACCTGCGCCAAGGTCTCCGAAGCCGAAGTCATGGCTGCCGCCGGCGTCAAAGACATCCTCATCGCCAACATGATTGTCGGCAAAACCAAATGGGAACGCGTCGTCTCTCTCTGTCGTCATGCCCGCCCCATCATCGCCTGCGACCACTTCGCTCAGATCGAACCGCTGGCGAAAATGTGTGCCGATGCCGGCGTCGTCTGCCGCATGATGCCTGAAGTGAATATCGGCCTCAACCGCGTCGGCTCACGTCCAGGGCAGGACACTCTCGACCTCGCCATGGCCATCGATAAACTCGCAGGTGTCGAACTCGCCGGCATCATGGGCTATGAAGGGCACCTGCTGCAGGTTCAGGATCCGGAAGAAAAACAACAGAAAATCGAAGAAGCGATGCGAACGCTCGTCGGCTGTAAAACCGCCATCGAAGCCAAAGGCATTCAATGCGAAATCGTCAGTGCCGGCGGTACCGGTTCCTACCAGATCACCTCGAACTGCGAAGGCATCACCGAACTGCAGGCAGGCGGCGGCATCTTTGCGGACCCGATGTACGTCAACAAATGCAGCCTGACCGGCCTCGACTACTCCTTAAGCGTCCTGGCGACCGTCGTCAGTCGCCCGGAAAAGGGACGCATGGTGCTCGACTGTGGTCGTAAGACAATGCACCCCGACTTCCAGCTTCCCCTGGTCAAAGCCTGGCCGGACGCCGAAGTCACCGCGCTGAGTGCAGAACACTGTGCCGTCAACCTGGGACCCGAATCACAGGACCTCAAGATTGGCGACAAGATCGAGCTGATCCCCGGCTACGCCGACTTCACCACGATCCTGCACGAAAACTTCTACGGTTTCCGCAACGATCGCCTCGAAGTCGTCTGGCCGATCCAGGGGCGGGGCAAAATTCAGTAAGTTCCCCACCTGACCAACATGATCTAAATCTGAGCCTCGCACCGTCGAGGCTCAGTGGATCATGGTCTGCAGGTGCCTGACCACATAGATCAGCACCGCCCCTCCGAGGAAGGCCAGATTACAGAAGGTCGAGGTGACCGCCGCTTTCTTCAGCGTCGCGGGTAACACGAGCGCGAACAGAAACGTACCAGTCAGAATCATTCCCGGACAAAGTATGGCCTGCTCGACAACGTGGGGTACGTCCCATTTCTGCACATGCCAGATGATATTCAGAAAGAAGACCCCCGCCATATTGAACAGCGAGAGAAAGCCCATGATGGAAAATGCTTTCATTCGCGATGGTTTCTCAATCGGGTCGTCTACGATCAGCCCGTTCGTCTTGTCTACGTAGGCCCGCAGCAGCATCCCTCCAACGCCCCCCCAGATCAGGATGGCCAGGAAGATATTGACGAGAAAGCGTTCCATAAAATCTGCTACCTGTTATGTAAAACTCATTTCTTTCCTGTCCCCGGCAAGCATCACTGCAGAAATGCGTCTGGCTCCATGCTTGCGCCGCAGAACAGTTCAGCACCTTTTTCAGAATACAAAAACACACTGAATAAAAACACATTTCCGGTGTGCATTTTCAGGGAATGCCGGTAGTATTTCAGTAAAGAGAACGGTTCAGACAAAACTCCACAGTCGGCCCCTGCCCGCTCGTGATTCCCCTTGCACATCCAGTAAAGGAACTCGAAATTGAATCAGCCTGACGCTGATCATCAGCTCGAATACGCACGCCAGATGCTGCTGTTGAATCCCCTGGAAGAAGCCGATCAGATTCTGCACCGGCGGCTGCGCCTGATCAAACCAGCAACCTCAAAACAACAATTCGCGGCCGAACCTGACTCAGATCTCACACAGAAAGAGCGGGTCAGCGAACAACTTGACAAGCTGAGAAGTTCGTTCTGGTCATTCGATGACAGAAAACTTCAGCAACGACTCAATGCCATCGACACCAGACCATTTCCCCAACTGGCGATCTTTCACAGCAAACTCAAATCCGTTGCAGAATGCAGGCCCCTGTTCCAACAACTCAAAGCGCACCCCCGTTGTTTCCCGGAGTTTTATGACAAGTTCTGTAAACTGGTTATTGCCCCACCCGCCAAAGCGGTCGCGCTCCGCATGAAATTCCTCGAAGAATCCCGCCGCGGACTGTTGAGCCCCCGCTTCCCCAAGCCCAAAAAATACCGTCAGCTGGCTCAGATCATCAAAAAAGAGTTTCCCCAACTATACGAGCTGGAGAAAGTCTGGATCAATCAGCTGCTGGCCAAACGGAATCGGATTTCGACGCTGGACAACTTCTTCTGGTCAGTCAACAAAGTGGCCTATGGAATCACCTATCTGTTTGTGATGTTAATCCTGGGATTCATCATCGTTTATGCAGCAGACTTTCTCAGCATGCTTTTGAGTTTTCTCGGCTGAGCCTAACCTTGCAGAGGAGCCGAATATGAGTGGCCCCGATGAGCCACAATGGGAATTATTGCCTGACCGACCGGAAGATTTTTTCGGTCTGGAGGGAGATTACGATGTCCTCGATCTGAAACGGAAATACAATTCCTTTATTCGGAAATTCAAACCGGAAAAATTCCCGGAGGAATTCCAGAAAATCCGCGCCGCGTTCGAATCCCTGAACGACGCCCTCCGCTATGGCGAGCCCCTGCCGAGTTCACAACACCTGCAGTTTGACTGGTCCAGTGATACGGAACAGTCCGATTCCGAACTTCAGACAGAGTTGACAGGCTCACCCGCTGCAGATCCGCTCTACAATTCGTCCAGCGAAGCAACTGATAAAGGCCAGAAAACAGGTCTGCTGGAGCGACTCAAAGACGAACCGATCGACGTGCTGTATGCGGAATTGAAACAGCAGACCTCAAAATCTCCCTACGATTATTACGCGCTGGCCGTCTTTGCGGATCTGCTGCCCGAGACGAAAGGTAATTTTGCAGGCTGGATCCTGGAAGGCCTCAAGGTTCACCAGGAAGAGCCCGGACTGTTCGAATTACTGAAACAGTACTTCTCTCAGGAAATTCCACTGAAGGAACTCGCGTCCCTGTTGCTCAAAACGTCCCGCATCGTCAACTCAGACCGCTTTTATTATCTGACCGAAAAAGGCTGGGATCGCTTGATCCGCAACGCGCCTTTCAAGATTTTTCGCAAGACACTCTCCAGCTGCGAAGCAAATTTACGCGACCATCGTGTCGACAACCTGCTGGTCTTCTATCTGCACATTCTGAAACCGGCCATCTGGAAAGCCAGTCAGAAGTGGATCGACCAGATCTTTGCTGAAGTCGACTCCCACTACGATGAACTGCCTTACTGGCTGGAACGCGAATATTACCTGCTGGACCTGCTCCGTCAGTACCGTGAGCAGCGGGACACGTTTATCCAGGAGAGTGCCATCCGCGAGACCATCGACAGGGCCATCAGAAATTACAGTGTGCTTCCCGAAAGCGAAGCCGATCTGGCCTTCCTCGAATGCCAGCTTCTGCTGATCTCCTATGAAGACGATCTCCTGACGGAATTCCCCAAGCTGGACAAACAGCTGCTCAATCTGCGAATCCTCTGGGAACTCATCGCCGATGATGTCTATGAGCGCGTGGAAGTCTATGTTGAATATAGCGAGAGTGAGCAGAGAGACTCGCAAATTCAGAAACTGGCCGATCAACTGTTTCACGAAAATTATGGCCGTCGCTATCAGAACATCACCGAAATGACATCAACCACATACGTCCTGCTGTTTCTGGCTTCGATCATTTCCATTATCTATCTGATCTTTCGGATGTTTTCCTCTTTCTGGTCCTCGCTGCTCTACATCGGCCTCATCGTACTGACCAACTTTATTTTCTTTATCCTCGCGGCCCTCTCCTCAAACTGGCTCAGAGACCGCTACTATCGCGCCGGCTGGCGGTTTGAGATCATGCGTTTCTTCCAGACCTGCTGGCTCCCCCTGGATGAAGTCGCCGAGGGCCTGGAAGCCCTGAACGGCACCAAAAAAGACGATATCGAATACGAAGAACTGGACGAAATCGCCAACCTCATGCGGCTCGACCCTGGGCTGTTTATCTACGTCACAGCCCAGCGATTACTGCATGCGAGTCACTGAACGTCATCTCCTGGAACACCGCTGTAAACGCTCTGGCTGAAGCCGCGAAATCAGTGTTTTTTAATTCAATTCACTCGAAATACTGTGAAAAAACTTTTTCCCTTGGCACTTCTCACACATCCCGATAACATAAACGTGCGCTGATGTTTAATGTTTCCCTCCCACCGGAGTCAGAAGTCCATGAGTTTTCGCCAATCCCAGACAGGCTGCTCAGAGTTCCGGAAGTCTTTGAATCTGCAGCGACGTGATTTTCTCAAAGCCGGCGGACTCGGGCTGACCGGTTTGACGCTCGCAGGACTGTTAGAGCACGAAGCACACGCTGGACCGGCAGCGAAGACGGAAAACTCGGTCATCATTCTCTGGATGCGGGGTGGTCCTTCACAACATGAAACCTGGGATCCCAAACCCCTGGCTCCCGCCGATTACCGCGGCGCGTTCGGCGCGATTAAAACCTCGGTCCCCGGTATTGAGATTGTCGATCTGATGCCCCGCTGTGCCAGCATCATGGACAAGTGGTCGATCATTCGCAGCCTGCACCATTCCAACGCCGGACATTCCGCCGGTGACCAGATCCTGTTTACCGGCTATCCCCCCGGAACGGATCCCACCACCAACGTCCATCCCAGCTGTGGCGCCGTGGTCTCAGAGCAACTGGGGCACCTGACTCCTGAGCTCCCTCCCTATGTCATGATCCCCCGCCAGGTACCGGGCACTGATTCCGCCTACCTGGGTGTCGCACACAAACCCTTCGAAACCCTGGCCGACCCGGCTAACGCAGGTCCTTTCACCCTGCAAAACTTCTCGCTGGTCGAAGGCATGAGTCAGAATCGTTTTTCCCGCCGCAAGGATTTACTGAAAGGGTTCGACCAGTTCCGCACCGACCTGGACCGCTCCGGTCAACTGGATGCGATCAATGAGTTCCAACAGCAGGCGTTCGGCATCCTGAGTTCCGACAAAGCCCGCAAGGCCTTTGACCTGGACGCAGAACGGGACAGTACCCGCGACCGCTATGGCTTCACAGCCCGTTACGATCCGATGGATCCCCGGCGCTGCAGTGCGAGTGCCTTCTCACAACGGCTCCTGCTGGGACGCCGCCTGGTGGAAGCTGGAGTGCGTCTGGTCACTGTCGACTGCCGCTGGTGGGATACGCACGTTGAAGGTTTTGACTCGATGAAGAACGGCTTCCTCCCCCGCTGGGATCAGGCCTATTCGGCGTTGATCGAAGACCTCGATCAGCGGGGACTGCTGGAATCGACACTCGTCATCGCCTGGGGCGAATTCGGACGCACCCCGCGGGTCAATAAGAATTCGGGCCGCGACCATTATCCGAATGTGTTCAGCGCCGCAATCGCCGGCGGCCCCGTCAAAGGGGGACGCGTCGTTGGCTCTTCCGATTCGAAAGGGGCTTTCCCCAAGGACAACCCGAAAACACCCCAGGACGTCCTCGCCACGATTTACCAGCACCTGGGCGTCAACACCGAGAAACACTACCTGGATCATTCCGGACGCCCGATAGTGACGCTCCCCTTCGGTGAGCCGTTACACGAGCTGGCATGAACATAAATAACAGACAGGTTACTCGTCGTCCACGCGTTTAATCAACGCGTTGTAGTCTTTCATGCAGCGTTTCACCAGATCCTTGAGTTCCTGAAACTCGGCCTGGTTAGCCTGCGAAGAATTGAGCAGAGGCTGCATCCAGCCCTGCATCAGGTCGAACTGCGTTTCCAGCACATTCAACAATGAGCGGGGAATCTTATTGACCACGGTAATCCGGTCGTCGGGTTCCACAGCCGGTTTCTCAGCAGCCGCCTGCTGTGTTTCACGAGTCTGCAGTGACTTCTCAAACAGTGTCGTCACATCTTTCGTCCCCGAGCTCAGAGCTGCCTGGATGGCGCGCAGGCTCTCGGAGAGATTCTGGAACCGTTCCGCGAATTCGCGGGCATATTGATCCAGGTTAGTCTCTGTTTTCTCTTCTGTCAGTCTGCCGATGCCGGCGTTCATGGCTTCGCGGATATCCTGTAGTCCTTCGCCTACATTCGCCAACTGTAGAATCGCCTGTGCCATGCGATCTTCACCGCCCACACTCTTTAACTGCTGATTCTTACGGAATGACTTTTTGATGTCGTTCCAGCGCTGCAGCTCGGCTTCCTTCAGGATGCCCATCAGTTCCTTGAACTTCAACAGGTTGGCTTCAGTATCCGAGGTCAGGGTCTGGGCATCGTTTTCGTAGTTGGAAACAATCAGCGTTTCCAGTTCCCTGTCATTCATCACCGCAAATACCTTCTCAGCAATGCGGTTCATGTTTCGGTAGGACCCCTGCAGTTTGAACGCCGGTTCGGTCCGGTATTCGTCTGACTGGGCCGCCGAGCGGATGTATTCGCGGTTCACACTCAAAATCACATCGCGAACCCGAATCAGTTTCTTCATCGTGGAAACCATCTCGTTCAGTTCTTCGACGGAATAGTTGCCTTCCAGGTCGCCGCGTTCGCCGGTTCCATCTTCGGCCATCTGAATGATCGTGTAAATGTCTTTCTGACTGCGTGACGTGAGCGGATTCAAAACCGGGTTGGAGGTAATACAGTTTTCCAGGTAGCTCATTTCGAACGCATCCGCGTGTTCGCCAATCACTTCACCCAGGTTATAAATGTCGGCCCGGTTTGAAAGCATGTCGGGGATCTGGAACTTTTCCCCACTCTCGGTATACGGGTTCCCAGCCATGACGACCGCTACTTTGCGTCCCCGCAGGTCGTAGGTCCGTGTCTCCCCTTCGTAGACCCCTTCGATCTTCCGCTGGGCGTCACACAGAGAGATGAATTTCTGCAGGAATTCGGGATTACAGTGCTGAATATCGTCCAGGTAGATCATCACGTTGTCGCCCATTTCCAGCGACAGGTTCAGCTTCTTCACTTCTTCCCGGGCCCCCGCATTCGGTGCGGATGCGGGATCGAGCGAAGTCACCTGGTGCCCCAGGGCCGGCCCGTTGATCTTCATGAAGATGATCCCCAGGCGATTGGCGATGTATTCCATCAGCGTGGTCTTACCATAACCCGGCGGAGACACCAGCATCAGCAGTCCCATCCGGTCGGTTCGTTTATTCTCGCCCGCTTCCCCCATCTGCTTGGCCAGGTTATCGCCAATCACAGGCAGATAAACTTCATCCAGGAGACGGTTCCGGACAAACGAAGTCAGCACCCGCGGACGAAACTCTTCCAGTCGCATCGCATGCCGGGCTTCGTCGACGATTTCTTTCTTGAGCGTGACATAGGATTCGAAGCGGGGCACTTTCACCTGCTGGAATTCATTCAACCGCTGCATGAACCGGTTATAGTGCAGGTGATATTCGCCCTGCTGAATCCGGGCATGCGAACCCGAGAGCCCACTGATCTGATCGGTCACCCGGGCATCGATCAGTCGCTGACGATCCAGTTTGCCCGCCAGCAGCAGTAAGGCAATTTCATCCCGGTAATCTCTGTCTTCATCGGAATTCAGATGATCCAGGTAAGCGCCGACCCAGTCCCGGGCCAGCAGAAACCAGTTCAGCGGATTGGCATGAGTCGCTTCGAGACTCTCCTGGAATCGTTCCAGTGCGTTATTGTGTTTTAAGTACTTCTCAAATTCCTGGAACAGCTCTCCCGCCCGCTGACTGACCACGAATTGATTGCCGTGCACGAGTTCCTGGAACAGGTACTCTGCAGACTCGGGAACCAGCGCCGGTTCGAAACAATGCAATCGTTGTACGAACTCCGTCAGCTGTTGTTGAAGTTCGCTGATATAGTACTGCTGTTTTCCGGTCTGTGGGAAGACCTGCATGATGCGACCAAAACCAGAGAGCTGCGATTCAAACAGCGTTTTCAGCTCCGGGGCACAGAAGTAATTCCAATAGAGATTAGACAGAGATCGGGCCGCAGGCTGGTATCGCAACAGTCCCAGGGCCGGCTTAATCTTGAGTAGCGATTTGACGAGCAGCAGCGCATCCTGATCGTGCACTCCCTTCA encodes the following:
- a CDS encoding DSD1 family PLP-dependent enzyme, with amino-acid sequence MTQSVIGSHKFDLDTPVLCIDLDIMESNIQKMSDYILSRGKTWRPHEKCHKTPAIALAQMEAGAIGVTCAKVSEAEVMAAAGVKDILIANMIVGKTKWERVVSLCRHARPIIACDHFAQIEPLAKMCADAGVVCRMMPEVNIGLNRVGSRPGQDTLDLAMAIDKLAGVELAGIMGYEGHLLQVQDPEEKQQKIEEAMRTLVGCKTAIEAKGIQCEIVSAGGTGSYQITSNCEGITELQAGGGIFADPMYVNKCSLTGLDYSLSVLATVVSRPEKGRMVLDCGRKTMHPDFQLPLVKAWPDAEVTALSAEHCAVNLGPESQDLKIGDKIELIPGYADFTTILHENFYGFRNDRLEVVWPIQGRGKIQ
- a CDS encoding DUF1501 domain-containing protein, producing MSFRQSQTGCSEFRKSLNLQRRDFLKAGGLGLTGLTLAGLLEHEAHAGPAAKTENSVIILWMRGGPSQHETWDPKPLAPADYRGAFGAIKTSVPGIEIVDLMPRCASIMDKWSIIRSLHHSNAGHSAGDQILFTGYPPGTDPTTNVHPSCGAVVSEQLGHLTPELPPYVMIPRQVPGTDSAYLGVAHKPFETLADPANAGPFTLQNFSLVEGMSQNRFSRRKDLLKGFDQFRTDLDRSGQLDAINEFQQQAFGILSSDKARKAFDLDAERDSTRDRYGFTARYDPMDPRRCSASAFSQRLLLGRRLVEAGVRLVTVDCRWWDTHVEGFDSMKNGFLPRWDQAYSALIEDLDQRGLLESTLVIAWGEFGRTPRVNKNSGRDHYPNVFSAAIAGGPVKGGRVVGSSDSKGAFPKDNPKTPQDVLATIYQHLGVNTEKHYLDHSGRPIVTLPFGEPLHELA